Part of the Imperialibacter roseus genome, AACCAAGCTTCACCAGGTTACCATAATACTTTTCCAGAGGCTCAGACTGAAGCTTCAACGCCTTGATGTCGACGGTAGTAGGCGGAACCGTTACGTCGAGGGCTGGAAAAACGTATTCCTGCTTGATACCGCCCGTTTCAATGGCTGCAGGAGGTATCTTTTCAAAACTTCTTGGCTGAAAAGGCAATACTATCTCCCTGTCCTTTTCTATCACTACTTCTGCTTCCTGTATTTCCCCGGCTTCTTCCCACTGCTCCTGTGACCAAGCGGGCAGGCTCATCAAAAGACAAATGCAGAACAGTAAGCTTTTATACATTTTCGGCATAATTAGTTTCTCTTTTGACTTGTGCTATCCTTCTTAATCGGCGACTGATCGGTATCTTTTTGCGTTACCGCTTCGGTCTCTCTTTTGTCTACTTCCTTCAGTTTGGCCCTTGCCGCCTCTTTCAGTTCAGGTATCGGACTATTAGTAATCACGGACTCCAATGTTGCTTTGGCCTGAAACAGCTCATTCAGCGCCAGGTAGTTGTCGGCTATCAATAGAAATGATTTACCAAGCCAGTTCTCGTAAACTGCATACGACTTGTTCAGCCCGAATAACGTTTCCAGCGAACGCTTGTACTCCTTCTGTCTGTACTGGATAAGTCCGACGTAATACTGTGACTCAGCCGCATTTATGTCTTTAGCGGCATTTACCACGGCCAAAAACTCATCCAGCGCAGCGCCATACTGATTGCGCTCGAAAGCGATTTTTCCCATATAAGTGCCAGCTTTGTTCTGTGCATTGAATGCCACCTTGTCGTCACCCAGGATTCTCTCCGCATACACCTGAGATGAGTCGAGGGAATTGGCCGCAAAGTGAGACTCCATCAAACCTTCCCTGGCAGTGTACAAATCCCGCTTGCTATCAGATGACACCCGAAGCTTGTGCCAGTATTTGATAGCTACGGGATAGTTTTTGTTGCTGTACTCCAAGGCACCAATCCGCTGGTACACCTTGGCCGGTGACACTGTCTGCATGTCCCCGATCAGTTGATAATATGCCTCCAATGCCGGCGCTGTTTGATTGAGCCTGTAATAGCTCTCTCCCACGTAGTAAAGTGCCTCTGCAGCATTGATACTTTGGGGGTACGACACCCTATAGGCCCTTAAAGCATTGACCGCTTCAGTGTACTTTTGTTCAAAGTAGAGGTTTCTGGCCCTTTCGTATTCAACACTTTCCAATGCTTTGTCATCGGGATTGGCTTTCTTATAAAGGGCGATGTATTGATCTACTTCATTTGATTTGCCCATCAGTGCCAATACCTCCTGTAGCCCTAGTAAAGCACTATTGGCCAAAGTATGCTGCGGGTATTCTTCCAGCACTTTCTTATAGTCGTTAGCTGAGGAAGGGTACTCCTTCAGGTTGTAGCTGCTTGATGCCCGGCGCACCAACGCATAGGGAATAAACCCACTGTTAGGATATTTGCTAATCACACTGGTGAAGCCCGCTTTGGCCCTGGCGTAATCACCTGCTTCAAAGTCGAGCTGCGCCGACTGGAAAGTGGCGTCGTCGGCATAGCGGGAATTAGGAAAAGCCTTTGTCACCTGATCAAGCTCTCTCTTTGCATCTTCTTTCCTATTCTGAAAACCAAGAATCACCCCCCGCTGATAAAGCAAGTAATCCCTTTCCTTAAATCCATTGGAGCCTGCCTGCTGGTAGAAGGTCAGGGCCTCATCGTATTTCTTCTGAGCATAAAGGCAGTCTGCCAGCCTCACCTCTGCATCACGGTTGTTGTCGGGCCTGCGGTTGTTAACATAAGCCTTGAAATAGTTGGCAGCTTCAGGGTATCTATTCAGGTTAAAAAGGGCATAGCCAATGCCATAGTTGGCTTTGTGGAAGGTTAAGGAATTGCTCCTCCGCCCCTTTTGCAGTGCCATGGTGTAGCTGCCAATGGCGTCTTCATATTTTTTCCCTGTCGAGAAGGCCTCTCCTTTCCAGAACCATGCATCAATTTCCAATTCCGGGTCTAAGGGGTAGCGCAGCGAGTTGTCGAACATCTGCACCGACTCATAGAATTTGCCGCTATTGAACAACTGAGTGGCATTTAGAAAGGCTGCCTTTTGATAGGCCTTTTTAATCCGTTGGCTTCCCAGGCCTACTTTTTCGAAATAGGCCAGTGCCCTGTCGTAGTTGCTGGAGTTCACGTAGGCCTCGGCTATCATGTCCTGCGCATCGCCCTTGTCAGACGACTGAGGATACTCCCTCATGTATTTTTCCAGTACCGGAATGGCCTGCTCGTAGTTGCCCAGGTCCATGTGCACCTGTGCCAGCTTAAACATGGCTCGTTCCTTTACCTTCTCGTCGTATTCAGAGTCGGCAGCTTGCTGGTAGGCACTTACTGCAAACGACTTATTGCCCTCCATGATGTAAAGATCACCCAGATAATAAGACGCAGCCTGCCCTATTTCGTCTTTCTCAAGGGCTACGTATTTAAAGTTCTCTATTGCCTTGGCGGGCTGTTTTGCCTTCATATAGCTGTAGGATATCCGAAAAAGCACCGGCGCTACAGGCTTCTTGCGCATCGGCTTCATGTACTGCTCGTAATAAGGCAACGCTTTTGCATAATCTTTCTGCTCATAGTAAGCTTCGGCAGCATATAAAGCAATCTGATCGACATTCTTCGCTTCCTTCGAGCCCGTCAGGTAAGGCTTGGTATAACTAATCAGTTCTTTAAAATCATTCTTTCGGTACAGTGTGGCAGCCACCAGCTCAGGAACAATCGTTTCATAGCCGTCGCTTTCTCCCGCCAGTCTAAGGTCTGTCAGGGCATTGTCGTATTGCTTGAGCTGGAAGTAGATATAGCCTGCGTAGTAATAGGCTGGCGCTTTATATTCTCCATCCGACTTCTTCACCAGATTAAAATGTGGCAAGGCTTCTTCGAACTTCTTCAGTGTGAAAAGCGAAAAACCCCAATGGAAGTAAAATTCAGGTCTTTCGGCGGTGGGGAGGCGCTCAGGTTTGGCTTTGGCATAAAACTCTGCTGCCTTGCTGTAGTTTTCCTGTCGGTAATAGAAGTTACCAACCTCGTAGTAACCGGTAAGCGCCCTTGGGTGGTTCGGATATTCTGTCAGAAACCTCTCAAAAAGACCCTCTGCATCGGCGTGCTGTAGTGAAAGTCCGCAAAAGGCCTGAAAATAGAGCGCATCGGCCACATTCGAACCACTCGGGTCTGCCTTTAAATAGGCCTCGAACGACTTTCGGGCAGCGGCATACTTGTTCTGATTGAACAAGCTCACCCCTTGTTGGTAAAAATTCCCTTCACGGGAGTCGCTGATGGATGTTTGGGCCAGCAGGAGCTCGAAGCCACCTGCTAACGTCGTTACCATCAATATTAGAATACCTGTCCTTATCTGTTTGATCACTTGAAAGTAGGTTTAACCCCTTGAACGATTTAATGCATCAACTTGTATACCAATTCTTTCATTAAATCCTCTTCACTTATAGAATTGCTGGTAACGCCCTTTACCTGAAGGTCAGCATTTTTCAGCAAATGGATATTGCGAATAACCATCATAGCGCTGTAATTCCTGGCCGCCACCTTGTATTCTTTCACAAAGAACGGAGAAACTCCTATTTTTCGTGCAAGTTCGTCGTCCGACGCCTGGTTATTTTTGTGCAGTAGCAGCAGCTTGGTGAAATAAGTAAACAGAATCACCAAAAGGGGGATAACAGGGTGACTCTTTGTGTTGGCCCCAAAATACTGTACTATTTGAAAGGCTTTTTTATGGTCTTTCATGCCAATGGCCTTCTGGAGCTCAAATTCGTTAAAATCTTTGCTGATCCCGACAAACCGCTGGATATGATGCTCGTCCACCACCGTATCGCCAGGCAGGTTTACCTTCACTTTCTTCAGCTCGTTATGTATCCTTTCCAGGTTGTTACCAATGTGCTCAGAAAGCATATACACGGCCTTTTCGCTCAGTTTTAGCTGAAGGTCGGCAGCAAACACCTTGATCCAGTCGGGCACCTTGTTGTCGTAAATCCTTTTCTCGGCCAGCACCACGCAGGCTTTCTCCAATTCCTTGGCCAGCTTTTTCCGGGCATCAATTGTTTTGTATTTGTAACAGAACACCAGCACGGTGCTTATGTTGGGCTTTTCCAGATAAGCAGTAAGGGCTTTTTCGCCTTCCTCTCTATTCAAATCGGCAATATCCTGGGCTTCTTTCACAAGCACCACCCGTCGCTCCGCCATCATCGGAAACTGCCTGGCGTGGTTCAAAATATCTATGATCTTATTTTCCTTGCCGTAGAGAACTGTTTGGTTAAAACCCTTGAGCCCCTCATCGAGCGCATGCTGTTCAATATAGTCGGCTATAGAATCAATAAAGAAGGGTTCTTCTCCCTGGAGCCAATAGATGGGAGCATAGGTATTAGATTTTACGTCTTTGAGAATTTCGTGATAGCCTTTAGGCATGAAAAGCGGATTGATTTATTCGGCTGCTAAGATAGTTACTTCGAACAAAAGTGAAGACTGCCCTTTCAGGATTATCTCCATTTCGCCCATAAAAGGTAAGATTTGGTTCGATCTTCCATTTTATCTCTAAAAATGTATGAGAGACACAAAAAATTACATTCATAGAAAAAGGCATTTAATGGTACTCAACAGCCAATACTTGCTCTATTTCAACGCCAGCGCCTTTCTATTTGGCAAGAATCACGTAAAACCTTACACCGATAATACTTCACTTTAAATGAGCAAATACGCTGGTTTGAGGCAACCTACCTTTGAAATATCAAAAAACAAAAAACTTTACAGCTATGAGAATTCAACACAGATTTGCCGACTTCAATCACCTGGGATTAATGATCGTTGAAATGTTCAGAGGGAAAAGAAAGAAGAATCACTCTATCTAAAAAGGCTTCGGCGACTATTCCGGCTGTACCGGTAAGACGAAACACCAGTTGGTCGTTTTTTATCCATCAACAGTTTAGTAGATCATACTTTTACAAAAAACCTAGAAATCATGAGAGTAAAATCAGCAATCAGAGACTTAAATCATTTGGGAATGATGATCGTAGAAATCTTCAGAGGAAAGAAGAAGATGGCCTCCAAATAATAATTCTCTAAAAGTACAGACAGAAATATTTTGTACTTTTAGAGGAAAACTTTCTCGAAAACTCGCCTACGGGACATCGTGCAGATACAGATCATAACAAAAGTAACCGAAACCGACAAGTTGCTTCATGCTGTAGTGTATGATAACCTGGAGTTTTTTGAGTTAAAGCTCGAAACTAAAGATATTTAAGGGTGAAGAGCATTTGGCTATATAAATAGTCATATGGTTTGTTGCAAAATTTATAATTTGAAAAAAAGTAACAATAAATTTTGCAGACAAAGATTACAATTTGCGATTATTACACAGTAAATTGTTCATCTGAACAAGTTCACTCTAAAACGACAGACTAATGAATGTTAGAAAACACCTGAGTGCCCTGATAGGACTTGCACTTGTTGACCATGACTTTTCAGATAATGAGAAGCATTTAATACTGTCTATTGGGAAGGCACACAAAATAAGTGAGAGGGAGATAGAGGAGTTGATTCTGCGTCCGGAAAAGGTAGATATGGACTCGTTAAATGACGACCAGAAATTTGAGCTACTTTATGATTTGGTGTTGTTGATGAAAGTTGACAGAGAGGTATATTACAGTGAGATTAACTATTGCCAGGAAATAGCTACAAGGCTTGGTTTTGACAAAGCAGTAATCGCTGAGCTCTCTTCGAAAATATATTCTGATCCAGCCATAACCTCTGACAAAGCGCATTTAAGACAGAAAGTTCTTGCGTTTAAGAAAGTATAACGGAATGAAAGACGTTAAATATGAGGCTCACCTGGTGAGCCTTTTTTTATGCCTTCAGCAGGGTAATAGTTTCCGCAACAAGAGCATCTTTCGTGCTCCCCGCCAACTCCAGGTTATTTTTGGTGAACAGCTTGATGCCCGAAGCGGCCACCTCAATTTTCAACAGTTTTGTTTTCAACCGTACCCTTGAGTTTACAGGCACGGGAGCAAGAAATCTCACCTTCTCGCTGCCATAGTTAATTGTCATACTACCAAGCTTAAACTCGACAAGTTGCGACTTCAGCCTGGGAAGAAGAGATAGCAGGAAGAAGCCATGAACGATGGTGCTGCCAAAGGCTGAAGCAGCGGCCCTGGCAGTGTCCACATGGATCCACTGGTGGTCGCCCGTAGCAGTTGCAAAAGCATTGATCATGTCCTGATCTATTTTCAGCCAGTCAGACGTTCCTATCTCCTGCCCCACCAAGGCCTCCATCTGCCCTATGCTGGTAATCTCGATCATTGGTCTTTCTTTGAATTGACTTTTCTTAACAGCAGAAAAATGGGAAATCCGGCTAACAAAAACAAAGTACTCACCAGGGCCGCCATCGGGTTTTCCAAAAGAGCATTAAAAGAAACGATGAGGAGAAAAAGTATGAACACTGCCGGAATGACCGGATAGAGTGGCACCTTGAATCCATTGTACGACTCGTCTTTCATCTTTTTCCGGAGCACAAAAATGGCAGCCGCCGCCGTTGCCAATATCAACGTATCATTGAACATCACCAGGTTGATGATCTGATCGAACTTGCCCTGGGTAATGATGAAGAACAGCACCAGACCGGTAAATATCGACAGAGCAAACTCCTGCACCTGTGTTTTTGGGTTAACTTTCATAAACAGCCGGGGAACGGCATCGTCCTGGGCCATGGCGTGGTAGGCCCTGGGTAGCTGCATCAGGGTGGCATTGATAAAGCCCAGCACAGAAATAAAGATGGTGACAGACACTATCCTTCTTCCCACTTCGCCAAACACCACCTCAGCCATGTCGGCTGCAATGAGGTTGGCAGACTTAACCCCTTCAAAGCCGAGTACCGCCACGTAACCCACGTTGATGGACAAATAGAGAAAGAATATAATGGCCACCCCCCCTATCACCGCCCTCGGAAAATTCTTTCTGGGATTGATCACGTCGCCACCCATATTCATGATCGACTGATAGCCACCACAGGTATAAAAGACGGATATCAGAGCGATGCCAATGCCTGCGAAATTGAATGCGGAAGGCTCTGCTTTAACAGCAACCGGTGCCACTTCCGGTGCAAGAAGCCCCAAAAGGCTAAAAAGCAAGATCATCACAATCTTGATCACCGTAATTGCATTCAATACCCTGGCTCCCATCTTAAGCCCAGCAAAATTGATAAGAAACAGTAGCAAGATGATCATTCCGGCAAGCCACTGAAGGCCTGTTTCGCCCTGAAAGAAGTCCAGAGGAATAAAAGGTTGGATATATTCCGAGCCAAGTATCGCCACTGCAGCCATACCAGCACCCTGCACCAGAATAATTCCTATCCAGTTGAGCATAAAGGCCAGCGCAGGGTGGAAACTTTCTGACACGATCTTATAGTAGCCGCCAGCCATGGGCTTCCGGCAACCAATTTCAGCATACGTCAAGCCCCCGAACAGCGCTATTACACCGCCTATTACCCAGGCGAGAAAGAAAGCAGACTCGGAGCCTGCCGCATTGGCTACCAGAGAGGGCGTGCGGAAAATACCTATCCCTATCACCAGGCTAACCACTATCATGGTGGTGTCGAACAAACCGAGTTTCGGCTCTATGTCGTTGATCTTGTCTTTCATTGTTGCCGAAAATAGGTATTTCGCAGCAACAAATTGTACACTGCCCAATCAAAGGCATGATTCGACTTTAAATGGAGCAAATTCATGCTATGGCTGTATTATTTAGCTATCTTCCCCTAAAAAGATGTCTAATGACTATTCAGGAAAAATTCAGGCTCGATGGAAAAGTAGCTGTGATTACCGGGGCCAGCAAAGGTATTGGTGAAGCCATGGCCCTGGCTCTCGGGCAAGCAGGAGCGAAAGTAGTTGTGAGCAGTCGCAAACAGGACGCAGTAAAAGAGGTCGCCGAAAAACTAAAGGCAGAGGGCATTGAAGCCATAGGCGTAGCTGCCAATGCCGGCGACAAAGGTGATTTGGAAAACCTGCTGAAGGCGACGGAAAAAGCATTTGGAGGCGTCGACATTATCATCAACAACGCAGCCACCAATCCGGTGTTTGGCCCTGTAGTGCAAACAGATGAAGCCGCCTTTGACAAAATCATGCAGGTGAATGTAAAGGGCCCCTTTATGCTAAGCAAGCTGGCTTTTCCCATCATGAAACAACGTGGAGGCGGCTCTATTATCAACATCAGTAGTATTGAAGGCCTCAGCCCTGAGCCATTCATGGGCATGTATGCGGTAAGCAAGGCCGCACTTATTTCGCTCACAAAGGTGTTTGCACGGGAATGGGGCGCAGCTGGCATCAGGGCCAACGTCATCTGTCCGGGGCTGATCCAAACCAAGTTCAGCCAGGGTCTTTGGGCCAACGAGGCCATTCTCAACAAAATGATCAAAGAGCTCCCTATTTCGAGAATTGGTCAGTCAGATGAAATGGCAGGACTGGCGCTGTATCTGGCCTCCGAAGCTTCCAGCTATACCACTGGTGGTGTGTTTGTGGCCGACGGAGGGTATACAATCTAAATCTGGGAATCGCTGCAAATTAAGAAACGGACAAGTAGTATTAAACAGGCTTGATTCGGAGAAGAATATTGAAATAGAAAATGCAAAAATTTGGAAAAACACTAGTTTTGCGGTTCGCATCTGATTTTTGAAATAGAAATATATGGGAAGAGCATTTGAATTCAGGAAAGCCAGAAAATTCAAAAGGTGGGGCCAAATGGCTAAAACATTCACCAGAATAGGCAAAGACATCGTTATTGCCGTGAAGGCGAGCGGCCCCGATCCCAGCACAAACTCCAGGCTTCGTGCCCTGATCCAAAATGCCAAGGCCGCCAACATGCCCAAAGACAACATCGACAGGGCGATTAAAAGGGCGATTTCCAAAGAGGAAAAAGATTACAAAGAGGTGGTTTACGAGGGCTATGGCCCCTATGGCGTGGCGATAGTGGTAGAAACTGCCACTGACAACCCCACCAGAACCGTGGCCAACGTAAGACATGCCTTTACCAAATACGGCGGCTCGCTTGGTACCAGTGGCTGCCTTGATTTCCTTTTTGACAGAAAAAGCGTTTTCAAAATTGTGACCCCTGAAAACGTTGACCTGGAAGAGCTGGAACTGGAAATGATAGATCTGGGCGTGGAAGAAGTGGAAGCCGAAGAGGAAAACGTGGTGCTGTATGGCACTTTCGAATCATATGGCGCTATTCAGCACTACCTGGAAGAAAAGGGATATGAAATAGTGAACTCCGAGTTTGAACGCATTCCGGTCGACACCAAAGAGCTGACTGAAGAGCAAGAAGCCGAAGTTCAAAAGATTTTTGAAAAGTTCGATGAAGACGACGATGTGCAGAACTATTTTCATAATATGAAATAGTCGCTACTGATGTAAAACAAGAAAGGCCCGGGTTCGGGCCTTTCTTGTTTTAGTGGGCTAAAGACTTTAAAATAGCCTCCTTTAGTTAATATCCTCTCCTTTTTCCAGCTTGGCTATGCCCGCAGTAAGCGCATCTTTGTTGGGCTGATCAGGGGCGTTGGCTAATGCTAACTTAGCGTATTTAAGCGCCGATTTGTAGTTACCCACAGCGGAGTATCCACGGGCCAGCCCGAAGTTCACCGGCCAGGTTTTTGGGTTCTTTTTAGCATTGAACTGGAACACCTCCAGGGCCTTTTGCTTTTCTCCCTGAGAGATCAGCTGACGACCGTAGGCATGTACCTGGAAAACGCTTGCCGTTGGATGGTTAATGGCTTTGTCCATTACATTCGCAGCCTCCTCCTTTTTACCCAACGCCGTTAGCACACCTGCCTTGGCAGAAAGGGTGGTGAAGTTCTCTTCGCCAATAAAAGAGTTGGTTGAAGCCGCTTCCGCCCAGGTAAGGGCCTCCTGCAGATTGATGTTTTTCGATAAGCAAAACTGCACCGCAGCTACCCTATTTTGCCAGTTGAAGCCCGGAGCATTCTCCATCTCTTCCCTGATTTTTGCCAGGTATAAGTCGTTCATGTTTGGCACCGATATTTTGAAAGGCACCATCAACTCATCCCAATACAGTGCTGCCACGGTAAACTCGGGCTGCCTGTCGATGAACTCATAGCTTAACCACTCATGGTAAGGAGCCCCTTTTGGCTGCACCTCCACCCTCAGGGCGTCGTCTTTGGCATCGTAGAAATAGCTTCCCCAGGCTGTTGAGTTGTTGGAAAGGATAA contains:
- a CDS encoding tetratricopeptide repeat protein — encoded protein: MIKQIRTGILILMVTTLAGGFELLLAQTSISDSREGNFYQQGVSLFNQNKYAAARKSFEAYLKADPSGSNVADALYFQAFCGLSLQHADAEGLFERFLTEYPNHPRALTGYYEVGNFYYRQENYSKAAEFYAKAKPERLPTAERPEFYFHWGFSLFTLKKFEEALPHFNLVKKSDGEYKAPAYYYAGYIYFQLKQYDNALTDLRLAGESDGYETIVPELVAATLYRKNDFKELISYTKPYLTGSKEAKNVDQIALYAAEAYYEQKDYAKALPYYEQYMKPMRKKPVAPVLFRISYSYMKAKQPAKAIENFKYVALEKDEIGQAASYYLGDLYIMEGNKSFAVSAYQQAADSEYDEKVKERAMFKLAQVHMDLGNYEQAIPVLEKYMREYPQSSDKGDAQDMIAEAYVNSSNYDRALAYFEKVGLGSQRIKKAYQKAAFLNATQLFNSGKFYESVQMFDNSLRYPLDPELEIDAWFWKGEAFSTGKKYEDAIGSYTMALQKGRRSNSLTFHKANYGIGYALFNLNRYPEAANYFKAYVNNRRPDNNRDAEVRLADCLYAQKKYDEALTFYQQAGSNGFKERDYLLYQRGVILGFQNRKEDAKRELDQVTKAFPNSRYADDATFQSAQLDFEAGDYARAKAGFTSVISKYPNSGFIPYALVRRASSSYNLKEYPSSANDYKKVLEEYPQHTLANSALLGLQEVLALMGKSNEVDQYIALYKKANPDDKALESVEYERARNLYFEQKYTEAVNALRAYRVSYPQSINAAEALYYVGESYYRLNQTAPALEAYYQLIGDMQTVSPAKVYQRIGALEYSNKNYPVAIKYWHKLRVSSDSKRDLYTAREGLMESHFAANSLDSSQVYAERILGDDKVAFNAQNKAGTYMGKIAFERNQYGAALDEFLAVVNAAKDINAAESQYYVGLIQYRQKEYKRSLETLFGLNKSYAVYENWLGKSFLLIADNYLALNELFQAKATLESVITNSPIPELKEAARAKLKEVDKRETEAVTQKDTDQSPIKKDSTSQKRN
- the holA gene encoding DNA polymerase III subunit delta, with translation MPKGYHEILKDVKSNTYAPIYWLQGEEPFFIDSIADYIEQHALDEGLKGFNQTVLYGKENKIIDILNHARQFPMMAERRVVLVKEAQDIADLNREEGEKALTAYLEKPNISTVLVFCYKYKTIDARKKLAKELEKACVVLAEKRIYDNKVPDWIKVFAADLQLKLSEKAVYMLSEHIGNNLERIHNELKKVKVNLPGDTVVDEHHIQRFVGISKDFNEFELQKAIGMKDHKKAFQIVQYFGANTKSHPVIPLLVILFTYFTKLLLLHKNNQASDDELARKIGVSPFFVKEYKVAARNYSAMMVIRNIHLLKNADLQVKGVTSNSISEEDLMKELVYKLMH
- a CDS encoding TerB family tellurite resistance protein; the encoded protein is MNVRKHLSALIGLALVDHDFSDNEKHLILSIGKAHKISEREIEELILRPEKVDMDSLNDDQKFELLYDLVLLMKVDREVYYSEINYCQEIATRLGFDKAVIAELSSKIYSDPAITSDKAHLRQKVLAFKKV
- a CDS encoding MaoC family dehydratase; the encoded protein is MIEITSIGQMEALVGQEIGTSDWLKIDQDMINAFATATGDHQWIHVDTARAAASAFGSTIVHGFFLLSLLPRLKSQLVEFKLGSMTINYGSEKVRFLAPVPVNSRVRLKTKLLKIEVAASGIKLFTKNNLELAGSTKDALVAETITLLKA
- a CDS encoding APC family permease; amino-acid sequence: MKDKINDIEPKLGLFDTTMIVVSLVIGIGIFRTPSLVANAAGSESAFFLAWVIGGVIALFGGLTYAEIGCRKPMAGGYYKIVSESFHPALAFMLNWIGIILVQGAGMAAVAILGSEYIQPFIPLDFFQGETGLQWLAGMIILLLFLINFAGLKMGARVLNAITVIKIVMILLFSLLGLLAPEVAPVAVKAEPSAFNFAGIGIALISVFYTCGGYQSIMNMGGDVINPRKNFPRAVIGGVAIIFFLYLSINVGYVAVLGFEGVKSANLIAADMAEVVFGEVGRRIVSVTIFISVLGFINATLMQLPRAYHAMAQDDAVPRLFMKVNPKTQVQEFALSIFTGLVLFFIITQGKFDQIINLVMFNDTLILATAAAAIFVLRKKMKDESYNGFKVPLYPVIPAVFILFLLIVSFNALLENPMAALVSTLFLLAGFPIFLLLRKVNSKKDQ
- a CDS encoding glucose 1-dehydrogenase, with translation MTIQEKFRLDGKVAVITGASKGIGEAMALALGQAGAKVVVSSRKQDAVKEVAEKLKAEGIEAIGVAANAGDKGDLENLLKATEKAFGGVDIIINNAATNPVFGPVVQTDEAAFDKIMQVNVKGPFMLSKLAFPIMKQRGGGSIINISSIEGLSPEPFMGMYAVSKAALISLTKVFAREWGAAGIRANVICPGLIQTKFSQGLWANEAILNKMIKELPISRIGQSDEMAGLALYLASEASSYTTGGVFVADGGYTI
- a CDS encoding YebC/PmpR family DNA-binding transcriptional regulator, with the translated sequence MGRAFEFRKARKFKRWGQMAKTFTRIGKDIVIAVKASGPDPSTNSRLRALIQNAKAANMPKDNIDRAIKRAISKEEKDYKEVVYEGYGPYGVAIVVETATDNPTRTVANVRHAFTKYGGSLGTSGCLDFLFDRKSVFKIVTPENVDLEELELEMIDLGVEEVEAEEENVVLYGTFESYGAIQHYLEEKGYEIVNSEFERIPVDTKELTEEQEAEVQKIFEKFDEDDDVQNYFHNMK
- a CDS encoding DUF2911 domain-containing protein — protein: MNNSTRKLGLLTALAFLCVTGLFAQGITLPPSGDNQKSIVTQYIGSIASVTINYNSPDVTAPNGADRKGKIWGQLEPYGLNNLGFGTSTASPWRAGANQNTTITFSHDMEVEGKAIKAGTYGLHMIIEKDKPWTLILSNNSTAWGSYFYDAKDDALRVEVQPKGAPYHEWLSYEFIDRQPEFTVAALYWDELMVPFKISVPNMNDLYLAKIREEMENAPGFNWQNRVAAVQFCLSKNINLQEALTWAEAASTNSFIGEENFTTLSAKAGVLTALGKKEEAANVMDKAINHPTASVFQVHAYGRQLISQGEKQKALEVFQFNAKKNPKTWPVNFGLARGYSAVGNYKSALKYAKLALANAPDQPNKDALTAGIAKLEKGEDIN